TGCACATGACATTGCCAGCTCAACAGCTCTCCATGCAGAATTAGAGTCATAATCCTTGCGAAGGTTTGGATCCATAATCTCAATAATATCACCACAGATAAGCTTAGAGCTCACCCATTTTGTTATGTGAGAATTTTCAGACGTTTGGCTAATCACAGGTTGATTTGTGATCATCTCCAACAACACTATCCCGAAACTGTAGACATCACTTTTCTCACCCAATCGACCTAAATGGTTATATCTACAAGACACCAACATAGTATATATTTTCTAACAGTTAAGAAAGTGTAAGATCAAGCTTTATTTTTATGTGTGTATATCAAAACTAATAATACTTACTCAGGATCAAGGTATCCAGGAGTACCAGCAATTGCCGTGAAATCACGAGATTCGATTCCACCTTGGAAAGATCTTGAGAGCCCAAAATCAGCGAGTTTGGCCTTGAAATTATCATCTAGCAATATGTTGGCAGTTTTGACATCTCTATGAACCATGGGAGGTGTGCATCCAATATGTAAGTACTCCAATCCTATGCAATGGTATCATCTATTTTAACTCATAAACCCAATGGTATCATTGTGTTTGACTTAATAGTACGAACCTAATGCTGCCTCCAAAGCTATTCCTAGTCGAGTACTCCAGTTGATGATGGGTCTACCTCCTTTTCCTGTATGGATCGTTAAATCGGTTCAAATTTTTAAGTTTCAAATGTTAATGCTACACATGTAATCCGTAACAACATATTCTTTCAAAAGAAAAACAATATATTACCGGTCAAATGTTGTTTTAAGTCCCCATTGGGCAAAAACTCATAGATGAGAGCCAAGTGATCTCCTTCATAGCAATACCCTACGAGGGTCACCAAATTGGTATGGTGCACTCTTAGAAGAAGATCAACCTAAGGTAAGAGTAAAAATCATGTCAATAATATATTGAATCCTGAACATTTGTGATGCGAGAAACATATCACAATTTAGTTGAGAGTTCACATAACTATGAATACCTCTGCTTTAAATTCTTTATAGCCTTGTGTTGAAGATTGAGAGAGTACTTTAACAGCCACTTGTTTAGAACCATTTACAAAACCATGATACACCATGCCAAACCCTCCTTTACCTAAACTGTTTTGGAAGTTATTTGTCATTTTAATGACCTCTGAATATGTAAACATTCTCCTTTTAATCTCATTTAAGGGTTCGTGTGAATTAGCATTTGCAATGTTCACCACTGCCGGCATACTTGGTGGCATCTGTTGAGCTGTGGATTAGAGAAACATAAGGAGTTGTAAACAAGAGTGTTCGCATGAGAGTGAGGCCTTAACTGTTTACTGACTAGGTGAGAGTTACCTTGCATAGCAGTGTATTGATTTTTCTTTCTGAAAACAAGAACAAAAACAAGAACCAAAACGGCAACGAGAATGATCACAGAAGCCGCAGTTGCAACAATTACCACCGGAAAGTCCTTGCTATGTGGTTTTGTACATGATTTTGTCTGACAAAGCCTTGGGTTTCCATGGAGACTACAAGACAACAAAGGTTTACAGTTTAGAGTTTAGGTTCTAAGGAAGTTCTAGTTATCTCATATGGAAAATTTTTTTTCAAGGGTTTGAAAAAAAGGGTTTGATAGTGTGAATAATTCTTACAGTAGCTCTATGCCTTTATTCTGAAGCGATTGAGGTATCGAACCATTGAGATCGTTCCCGCTTAAGTTTCTGTGAAAATGAGCAATCTTTTACATGGGAAAACATGATTTGAGGTGAAAAGCCATCATCAAGCACGTTGAGAGAAATTAACTTACATGAACAACAACGGTTTTATGTTGCCTAGAAAGTCCGGCAACTCTCCAGTCAACTTATTATTCGACAAGTCCCTAAAGTTTGCATTATAGAACAAAAAAACATAGATTCTTCAATTTAGTTATTACCCATATAGCAACAAGTTTGTTGTCTTCACCAATCGGTGAACATACTTACAGTGTTTCAAGCTGCGTAAGGTTTTGGATGGCAGCTGCTATGGTTCCAGTTAAACCAATAGAAGACAAGTTTCTGGTGAAAAGTAAAAAACCATATTTAAAAGGTGGATGGGTCATATGATTACTAACAGGTTCTGAAGAGTGTCTATGCACTAGCGAAGTTAGGACTTACAAAGATGTGACTCTTGGTGATATGCTGCAGGTTAAACCATCCCACATAAGGTGTTGAGGGACACATGGATCACCTTGCCAGTTGATTCTAATCAATTTATAGGTGTCTTGGATACTTTTTAAAGCAACCACTGCCATACAATTTATGAGTCTGCTAAGGTTAATACATATAAGTTTGTGTTTAATTGGGACTTGTTCAATCATAACAAAACGTACCTTCAGTTTCATCTGTTTCGGGTTGAGTAAACTGCATGACTTTGTAGATTTCATAAGCGTTAAGTAGAGGTGGAAGGGTAGATCTCCGGGTTCTTGTCAGTTGCAAATTGCATTCCTCTCCTTCACAGGTCAACGGAATCTGGCTTGCTATAGTTGTTATTTCAAACTTTTTAGGAATTACCGGGTCAGCAAACCTATTTCCGTCCAAGAACACGGCGAATTCCCTGGTTTCATTGGCCTGCAAGTCTTGGATCTCTGCAAAGTGTAAATACATGTAAAATTGGTCATTAGGATTTTCTGGAGTCCACGAAATCGTCAATGGCAGACTAGCATTAGTCGGCGTGGCAGCACTTTGTCGCACGGCTTTTGGTAGATTGTAACTTTGACCATCAGAAACACCGCTAGTGGTGGAGATGTGGGTCAACCACGACAGAGAACGCGGAAACCATTGCCGATCATATGTATCGTCCGGGTACCTAAGGATGTGCACGTATTCATTAGTAAGTAAATAAGATTGTTATTATATAAAAAAAAAGATTGTTATTTTTAGTTTCGACTGGAGTGATGAAAATCTCCTCAAATTTATATATATCAAAATCATAAACATCACATGTTTCATTTTCTTATTTATTTGTCAGGATTGAATAATCAAGAAACATAACATAACGAAAGCACCTAAAACAGAGCTTTAAGAAGAGAAAACGTTTGTTTGATTTCTGCTGAGTTGATAAAAAAGGTTTAAATTCTGCTGAAAAGGGTTTGATCTCCTAAAAAGTTAATTTAAAATAGATTGGCTTCGGCCAGAATCTCTAAACATTAAAGAAGAAAAAAACTCGTTTGAAGTTAGGTTACCTTATGAAATCATCTGACGTGGTATAATATCTTCGTCTGAAAAGTTTGAGAGAACCAAACTGAGTGATATAAGAATTGTTTCCCAACGGCCTCAATTCCAAAGAGGATATGAACGGTGTAGTTCCCTCATTCTTAACAAGACAAATCTGCAACGAGTCCGATGTTGGGACGTGTAAGATCTCTTCACTTGTACTATTTCCATCTAGGTTTTGCATATCAACAGTGGCCCATAGATTTGGTCCAATATACAGATCAAACATGGGTTTAATGTCATGACCATCATAATTTCCATATCTAAACCAAGCCTTGATCAAATACTTCCTTCCCTTGTCGACGGGTAGATTGTAGCAGTTCCGTGTTCCTTCTGGAAAATACCTCAGCGTCGTGTATGGCTTCAAGGGATTCTCTAGATTTGTTTGGATTCTACCAATTTCTCCTGTTTGGATGAACTTTGAGTCCGAAGAGAAATGCAGTCCAGTGTAATTCGACTCACTGTAAGGAGACGGTTCATTCGCAGGTAGTCCGCAGTCCAAACTAATAAACCCTGTAAACATATTTGATTGTTAAAAGAGGGAACTGGTAATAAGTACAAACATGTCGACCGAAGAAGGTGAAGAAGAAGAAGAATACCTCGTTGGCTCTGTGCTTGAACAAGATGAATAACGCCTAGCACCAACAAAAGCGAAAGAAATATCTCCATATGCTTCCAACTCCGGTAACTCTGTAGAAGATAATGCGATAATATATAAGAAAAAACCCAAAACTAGAAACTAGAAGTTTACAAGGAAAAGACTTTGTCAAGTCGACGTGTTTTGGGGTGCAACTCTGCCATGTAAGAAGACTTTGACGAAGAAGATAACAAAGAGGATACCAATGCTCGAACATCATTATCAAGAAACAATAGAGCAAGGGTCAACTTTCTTGGTATTACCGTATTATATTCCAAGAATCTTCACGCAGTAAAATATTGGCATTAGATTACCGTATTATATTCCAAGAATCTTCATGCAGTAAAATATTGGCTTAATAGCTACTTTTGAAGTTTCTTTTGTATAAAAAAGTTTATTGACTAATGACTAAATTCAAGAGAGAAATTGTTTAACCTTTTTTAGTTTTTTTTCTTTCTTTCTACAATCTATCAAAAATATAAGTGAAAGGAGTAAATGTATTTTTTAGTGCCAGCCAGTTTCACCAAGGGAAGCAGGCGTCGGTCACATTCCCACTTTGTCTATCATGAAAAGTTACATTGGACTACTAAGACACTTATTGTGTGGTTGTATACCATATTACCCTTGTAAAGGCAAACTAGAGTGGGTTTAGTTAGGTTTGGTCTTTAGAACTTTTTGGGTTTTGAAATTCAAAAATTAAATCTGATTTGGGTCTTGGGGTTGGGTTCTGTAAGAAAATGTTTTTTTTTTTTTAAATTTCCTTTAGGGTACGAAGGGGGAGTAAACCGTTTTCATTTTCGCGAACACAGATCCAAGAGCTCTCTCTGTTTGCTCCGACGAAGGCGACAGGGAAAGCGTTTCCGACGAGATTTGAGTGGAGACTTTAGGAGATACTGAAATGACGACGAGACGGAGACGAGCAGGGAAAGAACCTGCAGCCGGTGAGTTTTAAAACTTTTCTCAATCGTGGGTGTTTGGGATTCTAGGGTTTTGTTAGATGTTGTGTGGTTAAATTGAGCGTTGGTACCAGTGTTATCCTATGTTTGATGCAATGTATCTTGATTTGCAGAGGAGGGAAATAGAGGGGATGGCCCCGACGAGAGATTGCCGGAGAGGCTATTTGCGACGGACTGATACCCTAGCAAGCGACTGAATGTCTACTCGACACTGGAATACCTTGTCTTTGTGAGGGATGTCCTTCGAGGTACGCTTGAGATGGATCGTATTTTGGGTTCCTGCTTTGGCAAGCTGTTCGATTTACCGGCTCAGAGGTAAAGGTGTAATTGGTTTGCATTTCATTCTGTGCGTTATGGGAGTTAAAAGGTGTAAGGGTAACTGTGTACAAGTGTGTTCAGTGCACTATGGTGCTGCACACGTGTAAGGGTTGTTCGAAAAGTGTACACGGGGTCCTTATTGGGGTAGCGTACATATGTGCAATGTTTTGTTAGTGTACATGTGTACGGGTTGGTATGCTAATATGCGTATATTTTCCTGGGTGCAGCTTATTGTGCAGCCGGTGATGGAGATTGGCACAAACAAGTCATATGGGTGGGGAAATGGGATGATGAGATAGAAGATAGGAAAGTGGAATATATAGTTGGGCTTATTGTAGGCGGACACAACTTCAAGAAGTCCAAGTGGGGATGGGGTGATGCAAAAGAGGTTCTGTACAATCACCAGGAGCGTAAGGCAGAAAAGAAGAGAAAGAAGCAGGGGGCTGCTTCGACAACCAATGCAGGGGAAGGGCATGTGTTGAAGCAAAGACGGGTTAGCACGTACTTTAGAATGCCAATTTTAGTAGATGACAATAGGTATGACCAGTTAGCTGCACGAGTGGGTTTTTTGTAACATAAAAATACTGTTGCCTGTTAACAAGAGAGGACTATTACATTCCCCAAAAACTGATCTCTGTCAGAAAGTATCAAGCTTTGAGCTTGATGATTCTCTAGTTCATTGTGTTCTTCCAATATTTGAGGTAATTTAAATAAGTGGGTTCTCACTAGTTTCCCATTCTTCTTCTTCTGATCTGTGCTTATATAGTGGTTTGATATTTTGTCTTTAAGGTAGAAGATGGAGCAGTTCAAAGAGAGGAAGTTCGCAGAGAATGTGGTAAAGGTTTCACTTCTTCTAAAGCTCTTTGTGGTCACATGGCTTGTCACTTTGAGAGAGAGAAGAGGGTGTCATGTTCTCAATTTTTTCAGGTCAAGATGAGTGTAAAGTCATCAGTCATCAGTCACGGACTTGTGTAGTAATCACTTGTGCAATGCTTACGTACTAACTCTTGTAATCTTGTATTCTTGCAAACTCTTGTAGTCATCAGTCAGGACTAGTAAAGCTTTGTGTCTATATAAACTTGTGAACTCTTGTAGTCTTGTGAACTCTTGTAGTCTTGTCTATATAAACTTTGTATACCAAACTTTTATTCACAACACAACACTCTTCTTCATTCATCACACATCTTCTCTCAATTTCCTTCTCAAGTTCTTTTTTGCAACCAAGTTTCGTTCGACTTGTAAACAAGTTTTATAAAAAAAAATTATCTCATAGTTTTTTTTTTCTCAAAACACTTTTGAGTGATCACTTGATCAACATTTTGATCACACCTTTGAGATTTTTTTCATTCATTTACCTTTGAGAATTTTTCCATTCAAGCTCAGATTTTTTTTCTGAATTATTCTCGATTATTGTACTAATTTTTGTTATTATGTATTTTTTAAACCTATGTTTTAAATGTTATATTTTTATATGTTTTATTTCATAAATAATTTTTTTTATTAAAATAAATAATTTGTTTTAAGAACCCCTAATTAAGAAACTCCCATTGGACCGCTCAAAATGAGAGTTTCTTAACTAGAGTTCTTAATCCCACTTAAGTACATTTAAAATATTAAATAATCATTAAGAAACCCACTTAAGGATCATGAGATAATCATGCTCTAATAATAGTTTCGATTACAAGAAAGAAGGATAATATTTACGCTAAAATATAAATTTCGGTTTTTCGGGCCGGCCCTAGCCCAAACGGATTTAAGCCCAATATACCCAAAGCCCAAATGGGCTTAGCCCGAAAGGCCCAATTTTTTTTGGGCTTATAAAGCTAAGCCCAAGCCCGGTAATTTTTAGGGCTGGGCGGGCTCGGGCTACGGGCTTCGGCCCTAATTGACATGTCTACATGTTGGTAACTGTATATGTGTACAAGGGTAATGTTGAGCTTAGCATGGATAATAAAGGTGAGTTAAGCTTAGCATGGTTAAGAAAGGTCAAGGGTATGCCAATACGAAGAGGCACAATCCTTGTCATGTGCTGTTTGTCTATGGAGAAATTCCAGTGGCTATCTTCGATTTGGTTGTACGCATGGATTTGTGCGATTTTGTTGTAGACATGATCTGGTGTACATATGTACTTGGTGTTATATTACACAATATCTCAATTCTCCACAGAGCAAAACATTAGGTTTCTTGATTCAAGATCAAAACTTTACACCAAGGATAAATTCGAAAATTGTGACAAACATTAGTAGTCTCTCAGTCACATGAAATAGAAACTAACATTGAGGCCAAGATCGAAACTTTACAATCATTGAACACCAAAATCTGCAAATTTGAGCACTCTATTTCTTAAACTCCCTCCCCAGTAGAGAAACCATCCCCTTTTGATCCTTTCTTCTTCTGTCTCTTGGCATCTCAGATCATCGCAGCTGCAAAAGAAGAAGACACGACGGTGGCAATTGAGGGAATGTTACCGATTGTGGCGGCCTTGAATGAAGAAGAGTGAGAAGAGACTAGCTAGAACTCGGCGTGAGCGTAATGCTGAGAGCAGCTCCGGTGTTTGTGAGAATCATAGCGTAAACAGAGTGTGCGTAACATTTCTTTGTTCTCGATCTTGACTTGAGCACAATGTTGGGAAAATTATCCAATATCGATGAGATGAAGATGGTATTAGACAACTAGAAAATTTAAGAAGAAGACTCTTAATATTTAGGAAAGGGTTTACTACAAAGATTTTGTTTTTGGAAACTCTCTCTTACAAATATTTTCTCTCTTTGTTTTTCTTGATTCTTGGATNNNNNNNNNNNNNNNNNNNNNNNNNNNNNNNNNNNNNNNNNNNNNNNNNNNNNNNNNNNNNNNNNNNNNNNNNNNNNNNNNNNNNNNNNNNNNNNNNNNNNNNNNNNNNNNNNNNNNNNNNNNNNNNNNNNNNNNNNNNNNNNNNNNNNNNNNNNNNNNNNNNNNNNNNNNNNNNNNNNNNNNNNNNNNNNNNNNNNNNNNNNNNNNNNNNNNNNNNNNNNNNNNNNNNNNNNNNNNNNNNNNNNNNNNNNNNNNNNNNNNNNNNNNNNNNNNNNNNNNNNNNNNNNNNNNNNNNNNNNNNNNNNNNNNNNNNNNNNNNNNNNNNNNNNNNNNNNNNNNNNNNNNNNNNNNNNNNNNNNNNNNNNNNNNNNNNNNNNNNNNNNNNNNNNNNNNNNNNNNNNNNNNNNNNNNNNNNNNNNNNNNNNNNNNNNNNNNNNNNNNNNNNNNNNNNNNNNNNNNNNNNNNNNNNNNNNNNNNNNNNNNNNNNNNNNNNNNNNNNNNNNNNNNNNNNNNNNNNNNNNNNNNNNNNNNNNNNNNNNNNNNNNNNNNNNNNNNNNNNNNNNNNNNNNNNNNNNNNNNNNNNNNNNNNNNNNNNNNNNNNNNNNNNNNNNNNNNNNNNNNNNNNNNNNNNNNNNNNNNNNNNNNNNNNNNNNNNNNNNNNNNNNNNNNNNNNNNNNNNNNNNNNNNNNNNNNNNNNNNNNNNNNNNNNNNNNNNNNNNNNNNNNNNNNNNNNNNNNNNNNNNNNNNNNNNNNNNNNNNNNNNNNNNNNNNNNNNNNNNNNNNNNNNNNNNNNNNNNNNNNNNNNNNNNNNNNNNNNNNNNNNNNNNNNNNNNNNNNNNNNNNNNNNNNNNNNNNNNNNNNNNNNNNNNNNNNNNNNNNNNNNNNNNNNNNNNNNNNNNNNNNNNNNNNNNNNNNNNNNNNNNNNNNNNNNNNNNNNNNNNNNNNNNNNNNNNNNNNNNNNNNNNNNNNNNNNNNNNNNNNNNNNNNNNNNNNNNNNNNNNNNNNNNNNNNNNNNNNNNNNNNNNNNNNNNNNNNNNNNNNNNNNNNNNNNNNNNNNNNNNNNNNNNNNNNNNNNNNNNNNNNNNNNNNNNNNNNNNNNNNNNNNNNNNNNNNNNNNNNNNNNNNNNNNNNNNNNNNNNNNNNNNNNNNNNNNNNNNNNNNNNNNNNNNNNNNNNNNNNNNNNNNNNNNNNNNNNNNNNNNNNNNNNNNNNNNNNNNNNNNNNNNNNNNNNNNNNNNNNNNNNNNNNNNNNNNNNNNNNNNNNNNNNNNNNNNNNNNNNNNNNNNNNNNNNNNNNNNNNNNNNNNNNNNNNNNNNNNNNNNNNNNNNNNNNNNNNNNNNNNNNNNNNNNNNNNNNNNNNNNNNNNNNNNNNNNNNNNNNNNNNNNNNNNNNNNNNNNNNNNNNNNNNNNNNNNNNNNNNNNNNNNNNNNNNNNNNNNNNNNNNNNNNNNNNNNNNNNNNNNNNNNNNNNNNNNNNNNNNNNNNNNNNNNNNNNNNNNNNNNNNNNNNNNNNNNNNNNNNNNNNNNNNNNNNNNNNNNNNNNNNNNNNNNNNNNNNNNNNNNNNNNNNNNNNNNNNNNNNNNNNNNNNNNNNNNNNNNNNNNNNNNNNNNNNNNNNNNNNNNNNNNNNNNNNNNNNNNNNNNNNNNNNNNNNNNNNNNNNNNNNNNNNNNNNNNNNNNNNNNNNNNNNNNNNNNNNNNNNNNNNNNNNNNNNNNNNNNNNNNNNNNNNNNNNNNNNNNNNNNNNNNNNNNNNNNNNNNNNNNNNNNNNNNNNNNNNNNNNNNNNNNNNNNNNNNNNNNNNNNNNNNNNNNNNNNNNNNNNNNNNNNNNNNNNNNNNNNNNNNNNNNNNNNNNNNNNNNNNNNNNNNNNNNNNNNNNNNNNNNNNNNNNNNNNNNNNNNNNNNNNNNNNNNNNNNNNNNNNNNNNNNNNNNNNNNNNNNNNNNNNNNNNNNNNNNNNNNNNNNNNNNNNNNNNNNNNNNNNNNNNNNNNNNNNNNNNNNNNNNNNNNNNNNNNNNNNNNNNNNNNNNNNNNNNNNNNNNNNNNNNNNNNNNNNNNNNNNNNNNNNNNNNNNNNNNNNNNNNNNNNNNNNNNNNNNNNNNNNNNNNNNNNNNNNNNNNNNNNNNNNNNNNNNNNNNNNNNNNNNNNNNNNNNNNNNNNNNNNNNNNNNNNNNNNNNNNNNNNNNNNNNNNNNNNNNN
The DNA window shown above is from Brassica oleracea var. oleracea cultivar TO1000 chromosome C3, BOL, whole genome shotgun sequence and carries:
- the LOC106334612 gene encoding receptor-like protein kinase At5g59670, translated to MEIFLSLLLVLGVIHLVQAQSQRGFISLDCGLPANEPSPYSESNYTGLHFSSDSKFIQTGEIGRIQTNLENPLKPYTTLRYFPEGTRNCYNLPVDKGRKYLIKAWFRYGNYDGHDIKPMFDLYIGPNLWATVDMQNLDGNSTSEEILHVPTSDSLQICLVKNEGTTPFISSLELRPLGNNSYITQFGSLKLFRRRYYTTSDDFIRYPDDTYDRQWFPRSLSWLTHISTTSGVSDGQSYNLPKAVRQSAATPTNASLPLTISWTPENPNDQFYMYLHFAEIQDLQANETREFAVFLDGNRFADPVIPKKFEITTIASQIPLTCEGEECNLQLTRTRRSTLPPLLNAYEIYKVMQFTQPETDETEVVALKSIQDTYKLIRINWQGDPCVPQHLMWDGLTCSISPRVTSLNLSSIGLTGTIAAAIQNLTQLETLDLSNNKLTGELPDFLGNIKPLLFINLSGNDLNGSIPQSLQNKGIELLLHGNPRLCQTKSCTKPHSKDFPVVIVATAASVIILVAVLVLVFVLVFRKKNQYTAMQAQQMPPSMPAVVNIANANSHEPLNEIKRRMFTYSEVIKMTNNFQNSLGKGGFGMVYHGFVNGSKQVAVKVLSQSSTQGYKEFKAEVDLLLRVHHTNLVTLVGYCYEGDHLALIYEFLPNGDLKQHLTGKGGRPIINWSTRLGIALEAALGLEYLHIGCTPPMVHRDVKTANILLDDNFKAKLADFGLSRSFQGGIESRDFTAIAGTPGYLDPEYNHLGRLGEKSDVYSFGIVLLEMITNQPVISQTSENSHITKWVSSKLICGDIIEIMDPNLRKDYDSNSAWRAVELAMSCANPSYSKRPSMSQVINELKECIMCENSRLSNNQNLESQAINIGLDSSVVPKAR